TCCTAATTACCGGTGGGCGGCACACCGGTAAATCGTTCTTGGCTAGAAAACTCGAAGGGCGTCTCGTGGCTGATGGACGCCACGCCTATCTGTTGGACGGCGAAAATCTTCGTCGCGGGCTTGATGCGGATCTCAGCGAAGAAGAGCGTGGGCAGACGACAGAGATGGCTCGGCGTTACGGCGAAGTTGCACGGCTTCTCATGGACACCGGCCTCATTGTCGTCTCGACAACCAATCCGTTCGGCCTGGCCTATCGTGAAGCCTCGGAAGCCATTAGGACTCTTGTCCATCCCGCGCCGGTGATCGCCGTGCACATGAGCAAGACCGCAGAGGAGCCGCCGCCCAATACGGATGTGGCTTTTGCCAGCCCAACGGATTTCGACGCCGCCACCGCGAAGATTTTGGACGAATTGAAACGCCGGGGTGTCTTGGCTCAGGCTATTGGTGCCAAACCGGTCTTTCAATATTCGATCTAGCCCAACGCTAGCCGACGGACTCGATACGCTGACCATCGATTCGTTATGTCATTGCCTCCCACGTAAACAAGACACAGAAGAGACGAAGCCGAGTACAGACGTTGGACGTGCGGGCCTGCTGCAGATTTAGGCCGGCCATGGCGAGTCTTGTTGAAGAATTGAATTGCCTGGAGGGACTGGCGTCAGGCGTTTATTGCCTACGGCAACGCAGTAAAATTGTCGGCCTCCGCATCAGGCCCTGTGAAACAAGACGTCACACCAATCCACAGTCGGTGGGACACACCCAAGATGTGAGTTTCACGCCCTTCAGCCGATAGCGCAGGGCAGGCCTCTTGACGGCCTTGCTATATACCACTATTCTGTTGTGACATACTCATTTATTCTCCTTAGGCCAAATTGATGGTCATGCAGGGCAAAGATCCGTTTCTGGTAATTCTTGGGGTATTCATCCTTGGTATGACGTTCTTTTTCTGTGGGAAAGGGGTGGTGACGTCACCTCCTCCGGTTGCACTTGAGCATCCGGCTGAGCATCCTTCACAGGCCCCCAAAGCTATTGAGCGACAACCGTCGCCACCTACAATACCGGCGGTCTCTGCGCCGGCAGTCCCCCAAAAGAAGATAGACGATCTGCTGATCGGTAAGACGATTCCATTCCGCATCAACAGCGCGACCCTTCTGTCGGACGGGAAAGTCGTCTTGAATGGAGTGGCCGCGAAGTTGCGCGAAGACCCAACGGTGACTGTGGAAGTCAACAGTCAGATGGACAACGGCAGACCGGAGGGTGCGAATCAGATGCTCTCGGAACAGCGTGTCAACGCCGTCGTCGAGTACTTGGTCTCACAGGGAATCGCAGCCGAACGGCTGATCCCCAAAGAGTACGACGCGTCGCGATCAATTGCTGCGAGTGCTACCGATGAGGGGCGCAGGCAAAACCGAAGAATCGAATTGTCCATCGGAACGACGGGAGAATAGTCGTCATGTCTGGTAGCTGGGCATGCTGGTTCTGGACGTTGGTGGGAGCGGGATGCCTTGGGTGGGGGGTCAAGGGCATGGTGCTGGGGTCAGTGATGGATGAGAAGCGGCGTGAGGTGGAACGCCTCAAGAGTAAGGTCACGATGCTGACCAATCAACCCCCGGAGGTACGAACAGTCGAGAAGCGGGTGGAGGTACCAGTCGATCGCGTAGTGGTGAAGCATGTTGAGGTGCCAGTCGAGAAGATTATTGAGAAGCGAGTAGAGGTGCCGATT
The Candidatus Nitrospira nitrosa DNA segment above includes these coding regions:
- a CDS encoding OmpA family protein; translation: MQGKDPFLVILGVFILGMTFFFCGKGVVTSPPPVALEHPAEHPSQAPKAIERQPSPPTIPAVSAPAVPQKKIDDLLIGKTIPFRINSATLLSDGKVVLNGVAAKLREDPTVTVEVNSQMDNGRPEGANQMLSEQRVNAVVEYLVSQGIAAERLIPKEYDASRSIAASATDEGRRQNRRIELSIGTTGE